One region of Quercus lobata isolate SW786 chromosome 2, ValleyOak3.0 Primary Assembly, whole genome shotgun sequence genomic DNA includes:
- the LOC115961947 gene encoding uncharacterized protein LOC115961947 — protein MASPQTNDFNVPRFPPPPPPFHPRAPPPPHVRPPPPPSPPSDNHPTVIVIVFISFGSLLFLAFLAAALFCFLKKKKKKAVQEVEIIHVDEHKKVREAIIPGPRGTQSVILSIDDDVHIDERIAKNEKFGHAGLHAKSAQGESGSTNKERGSSSSSFDQQQFDKSLDHKSITPS, from the coding sequence ATGGCCTCTCCTCAAACCAATGACTTCAATGTCCCACGTTTCCCTCCACCACCACCCCCATTTCACCCAAGAGCTCCACCGCCTCCTCATGTTCGcccgccaccaccaccatcgcCACCATCAGACAACCATCCCACAGTAATAGTCATTGTGTTCATCTCATTTGGAAGTCTTCTCTTCTTGGCATTCCTTGCGGCTGCTCTCTTTTGTTtcctcaagaagaagaagaagaaggcagttcaagaagtcgAAATTATTCACGTAGATGAACATAAGAAGGTTAGGGAGGCTATCATACCGGGTCCCCGTGGAACACAGTCTGTGATATTGTCAATTGACGATGATGTGCATATTGATGAAAGGATTGCCAAAAATGAGAAGTTTGGTCATGCAGGTTTGCATGCTAAGTCTGCCCAAGGCGAATCTGGATCGACAAACAAAGAGAGAGGATCATCTTCTTCTAGCTTTGATCAGCAACAATTTGACAAAAGCCTTGACCACAAGTCCATTACACCATCCTAA